CTTCGCACACATGGTGCTCTATCGTTTTCTCTTTGCGCTGGCGCCGCTTCTTCCGCTGTTAGCGACACATCGTCCTGGCCTGAACCGTAAAGAATGGCAGACGCTTGCGATTGCTGCATTCCTTGGCATCCCGGTCCAGTTCCTGATCCAGTTCTATGGACTGTCGCTTACGACGGTCTCGCACGCCGCGCTGATGGTCGGCACAATGCCGGTCATTCTTGCTGTAGGGGCAACAATCTTTGCGCATGAACGGCTAGACGCGACGGGATGGCTGGCTCTCGCTGCATCCACAACGGGTGCGGCGCTGATCGCCTTCGGACGTCACAGCACCGGCGCAGGACAGCCTTCGCTCGCAGGAGACCTTCTGGTCGTGCTCTCGCTGGCGATCGCGCTGGGATGGATTCTGCTGAACAAGCAGCTGATGGATCGCCACTCCCCTGTCGTCGTCACCGCATACGGCATTCTGCTGGGCACGTTGATGCTCGCAGTGTGGGTACCGTTCCGTTACGGCGCGCCTCCAGTGGCTCATATCTCAACCAAAGCGTGGCTCGCGCTGGCAGCGAGCGGAGTTCTGTGCACGGCCACAACCACGCTGCTATGGAACTGGGGTCTGACACAGGTTCCGGCTTCACAGGCTGGCGTGCTGCTCAACATGGAGCCGCTAATGGGAAGCCTGCTCGGCGTCTTTGTGCTGGGCGAGCATCTTGGGCCTACCGCATGGACGGGAGGATTCCTCATTCTCGCAGCGGCCGTTACTTTGACGACACATTCGAAGGCACGCGTCGCCAAACCTCAGCCAGCGAGCTAGTCCACGACCTTCAGGAGATTCACGTTTCCCAGACGCAAAGTTTTTGTCGTCCGGCTCCAGACCGTCGTGAGCGCGATCCCCGCAACGATAAGGCCAGCGCAGAGACCGAGCCAGAGACCGATAGCTCCATAGTGAAGGTGGAAGCCGAGCCAGCAGCCGATGGGCAGACCGATGATCCAATAGCCGATGATCTGGACGATGAGTCCGGCGTGGGTGTTCCCTGCTCCTCGAAGGGCTCCGGTAGCGGTGATCTGGAGGCCGTCGAAGAACTGAAATGCAGCAGCGACAAAGAGCAGCGGAATCGTCGCTGCAATCACGGCGCGATCAGGCGTAAAGGCCCGGGCGATGGGGTGAGCGAAGAGAAACAGCATCACCGCGAAGCTGGCCATGCAGGCTGCTCCGAGCAAAATGGCGCTCCAGCCCGCGGCAGCGGCTTCCGGCAGGGCATTGCGTCCGATGGCCTGACCGACACGCACCGCTGCAGCTGCCGAGATGGCGAAGGGGACCATGAAGGTGAAGCTGGCACAGTTGAGAGCGATCTCATGGCCGGAGAGCGGAAGCGGTCCCATGGTTCCAATGAGGAAAGTTACGGCTCCGAAGATGGAGATCTCGACGAAGATCTGTCCTCCGGCGGGAGCACCGAGCAGAACCAGACGCTTGAGGCGCGAGCTTTCGATATGACGGAGCATGGAGCGCAGGCCATAGTTGTGCTGATGCTCGACTTTCCAGATCGCAATGATGAGGAAGATCGCGAGATAGGTTCGGGAGAGCGAGGTCGCAAGTCCCGAGCCAGCGATGCCGTAGGCGGGAATCCGAATAGCTCCCCAAGAATGGCCGTAGATCAGCAACCAGTTGCCGAAGACGTTACAGAGGTTGGCCGTCACCAGTGCGATGGCGATGGGACGAGCGTGGTTGAACGCCTGCAGGTAGCGGCGGAGCGTGAAGTAGAGAAAAAGGACCGGGGTTCCCCAGTTGAGGGCGTGAAGGAAACTCTGCGCACCGCCGAGGACCTGCGGGTTGATGGGCATGCGTTGCATCAACAGCGGAGCTAACTCGATCAGCCCGAAGAGCACGGCAGCGAGGACAGCAGCCAGGATGAGGCCGTGGTAGAGCCAGCGGTTGGCTTCGTCGTAGCGTCCGGCTCCATGAGACTGAGAAAGGAAGGTGTCCAGGCTGAGGAGGACACCGGCGATTCCGAAGGCGAGGGTGTTGTAGAGGACCTGCCCCAGAGCCGCGGAGGCGATGTTCATGGCCGGGTTGTCCATATGCCCGACCATGATCGTGTCGACGATTCCCATCGACATCCAGCCGAGCTCCGCAGCAATGAGAGGCAGGGCGAGGGTCAGGACAGAACGCATCTGACGGCGGATCGACATGGCCCTCTCCCCCTATCTTTCTTGTGCAAAGTATTAGAAACATGAATCTTAAGCCCGTACCACCCTTTGGGGTTATCCAAAACTCGGTCAGAACTGCGATTGCGGCTGAACAGAAAAGCCCCGGAGGTCCGGGGCTCGGTCTGCTGATTTCATTATAGCTCGTAGGAAAGGATGGTTCTGCAACAGCTAAGTGTATTTATATAAGTCACTTAAGTGATGAGGCGACTTGACATCTTTTGTCGGAAAAATGCGGGGATTTCTCCACTTCGCTGACGTCTACGACGTCAGCTTCGGTCGAAATGACACTTCCGAGGAAGCAGCGATTGATAGGGTTGGTGAGGTATGACCGCAGATCCTTCGACTTCGGTCTTTGCCCTTCGCTCAGGATGACACGGTTAGGAGTTACTGTTTTTTACCTTCGTGCTCGGCTCACTTCGCCATGCGGAGCCAGTGTTCGAGGCCGTGGAACTGGTCGATGTGGTCCGGCGCGGTATTTCCGGCAAAGCCGAGGATGTGCAGTCCTTTGACGTGGATGTCGCTGAGCTGCTGCATGCCGCCGGGGCCCCATTTGAGGACGGGGTGCTGTTGGAGCGCGAGTGCCGTGATGAGGTAATCGGCGGTCTCGGTGGTGCTGGCGAAGGTTCCGGGGAAGATCTCGGAGTGGGTGAAGACGAAGACCTTGCGTCCGGCGACGGCTTCGCGAGCGAAGTCGAGGAAGGGCTGGAGTGGGGCGGGATGGAGTGGGCCGGGGGCTCCATCGGGAATGTAGCCGGTGTGCAGGCTGTCGACGAGAACGATGCGGTCGAAGTATTTCCAGTTGTCGTGGTTCTTCAGGATCTCGCGGATAGCTCCGTAGCCTGCGCTGAACGAGGACAGGACGATTGGCTTGAACTCAGGTGGATTGGTGGGGTCGATGGCCTTGGCGGCTTCCTGCAGGAGCTGCTCAAAGCGCGCCGGGGCGTGGAAGGCGCGGGAGTAGACTCCGGAGCCTGCGCCGATGTTGAAGGTGATGATGGCGGCGCGCGGATTGACGGCGTGGATGCTCTGCTCGGCGACCCAGGGAGCACCGTGGAAGTGGATGTAGAGCGGCATGGTGCGCTGGATGCGTGCCGTGTTTGGTATGAGGAGTGTGCCTGCGGAGAGATCGATGCGTTTGCCGGGCACGTCGGTCTTGGTGAGCCGGGTGTGGGCGCGCAGGGACTCCGTCATGGGCGAGGGGTTCTGTGACGCGGGCTTTGGGGCGGGTTGCTGCGAATTTGCGGTTGGGCCGAAGAGCAGAAGAAGCGCGAGGTGAGAGAGTTTCATCCGCCCTCAATGTATCTCAGATCGAGATGCGGGAGCGCGCAGGCTACTGCGGGGTGATGATGCCTCCGACAGGAAGGCTGGTGGGCAGGGTGCCGGGACGGCGTAGGTGCATGGCTTCGGCGGTCATGTCGGTGTATTTGAGTCCGGCTCCGGTGTTGAAGAGAACGACTTTGTCGGTGGGTTTGAGTTCGCCTGAGGCGATCAGCTGGTCGTAGGCAGCGGTCGCGGCGGCTCCTTCGGGAGAGAGGAAGATGCCTTCGTTACGGGCGTAGTCGAGGATGCTCTGAAGGATGGTGGCATCGTCGGAGGCGATGGCCTTGCCCCCGGACTGCTGAAGGATGTCGAGGATGATGTAGTCGCCGTAGGGCTTGGGGACCCGGAGGCCGGCGGCGAAGGTGTCGGCGTTCTGGAAGAACTCGCTGGTTGGCTTGTGGTGATCGAAGGCGGTAGCGATGGGAGCGCAGCCGGAGGCTTGCAGGGCATACATCTTTGGGCGTTTGCCCCCCGTCTTTGAAGTATCGACCCAGCCGAGGGCTTCCATCTCCTCGAATGCCTTCCACATGCCGATGAGACCGACGCCTCCGCCGGTGGGATAGAAGACGGCGTCGGGGTAGGTCCAGCCGAGCTGTTCGACGAGCTCGTAGCCCATGGTCTTCTTGCCTTCGACGCGGTAGGGCTCTTTGAGAGTGGAGATGTCGAACCAGACTTCGTTAGCGGGGGTATTGGATTCTTTTTGCTGTTTGATGCGCTCGCCGACGATGCGGGCGGCGTCGGAGATGAGTCCGTCGACGAGAGTGACGTCGGAGCCGTAGACGACACCTTCGAGGTAGTTGGCGAAGGGAACGTCTTTGGGCATGAAGATGTGGGCCTTGATTCCGGCTGCTGCAGCGTAGGCAGCGAGCGCTCCAGCGGCATTGCCTGCACTGGGAACGGCGAGGTGTTGAAGACCGTAATACTTCGCCATGGTGACGGCGAGGCCGAGTCCGCGGGCCTTGAAGGTGCCGGTAGGATTAGCGCCCTCTTCCTTGATGTAGAGGCCGGGATAGCGCTTGCTGTGCAACATCGGGGTCCAGCCCTCGCCGAGGGTAATGGGAGTGACATCAGGCAGCACGGCAGAGTAGCGCCACATGCCGAGAGATGCGGGAGAGGCAGCCACCTTCGCCGCGATATCTTCGCGTTTCGCTGTTCGCTTCAACTCGTTCATGTCATAACGGACGTACAGAGAACCTGTACAAGCGGGGCAGACAGTCTGTGGGGTTTCGGCGGAGACGTGATTGTGGCAGCGGGAGCACTCGAGATATGCGATGCGAGGCATGTCTCGATGCTACTAGAGGGGTGTTTAAAAAGTGCCTCAGCGAAAGAAAAGAGTCCCTCAGCGGCTGAAGCCGCATTGAACCCACGTGTCTTGCGGCACGGCTAAAGCCGTGCCCTTAACAAAACACGTGTTTTACCTGCAATGCGAGAATGGAAGGATGGCGGGTAATCGAAATGTGCGCATGGTGGCGATCGATGTAGATGGGACACTGCTGGGCACGGATGGAAAAGTAAGTGCGCGCAATGTGGCCGCGTTGAAGGCAGCGGAACGAGCCGGAGTCCATGTTGTGATCGCGACGGGACGGCGTCACAGCTATGCGATGAAAGTGCTACGTGGACTCGGACTGAGCGAAGAGGCGGGGCTGATCAGCTCGAACGGGGCCGTAGTGCGAACACTGGGGGCCCAGCTGATCGAACGCAATGTTCTCGGACAGAAGACTGCGGAGTGGCTGTGCGGACACGTGGGAGAGTTTCGGCAATCGCTACTGATTACCTTCGACCGGGTTCAACCGGATGGCGAGGATACGCGTGGGGCGCTGGTCGTCGAAGAGATGGAAGCGCTGAACGGTAGCATTGGGAAGTGGATGGCCGCGAATGAGCCATATATCGAGAAAGTAATTCCGATGGAGGCGGCGCTGGGGCGCGAGGGCCTGATCCAGATGATGCTGTGCGGAACGATCGACCGAATGCGCAAAGCACAGGCGCGACTGCTGGCCGATCCAAAGGTGCTCGGAGTAGGGTTGGAGCCGCTACGGACGAACGGGCCACGGAAGCGTCACGAGGACATCTCTTCTACGGCGGAGGCTGCTTTGCATCGAACGGAGTATCCGGAGCGAGACCTGAGCATTGTGGACATCCTTCCGGCAGGATGCAGCAAGGGGCGCGCCCTGCTGGATCTGGCGCATCAGCGCGGCGTGGCCCAGGAAGAGATTCTTGCAATTGGAGATAACTGGAACGATGTCTCCATGCTGGAGGCCGCGGGTAGCGCGGTGCTGATGGCAAATGCTCCAGAGGACCTGAAGGTTGCGGGACAGGCGCAGGGATGGATTATGGGCCGCCACCATACAGAGGATGGTGTAGCGGCGGCGGTAGAGACGATGCTGGCAGGAGAGCTGGTGAATAAGTCCACGGTGGTAGGCTTTTAGGTGATGATTCGGTCATCTCTTCAGCGGGGAATTGCGCTTTCGTTTGCAGCGGTCATGGTGTGTCCTATGGCGCGCGCGGCGGAGCATGTGACCCTGAAGAATGGCTTTGAGCTGGACTGCGTGCGACGCGAAGCCATGGGCGATCGGGTACGACTGTATCTGGCAAAGGACTCTGCCAGTTATCTGGATGTAGCGAGGGATGCAGTAGCGCGGGTAGAGGAGATTCCGGACCTGCCTGAAGCTCTGACGAAGGCTTCTACTGCGAACGACAAACACCTCTCTGCTGCACCGTCCGCACTGACCCATGAA
This portion of the Edaphobacter sp. 4G125 genome encodes:
- a CDS encoding DMT family transporter — encoded protein: MPIASRQRAIGFLSCALASAFWGCGFFFGKIALAEMGFAHMVLYRFLFALAPLLPLLATHRPGLNRKEWQTLAIAAFLGIPVQFLIQFYGLSLTTVSHAALMVGTMPVILAVGATIFAHERLDATGWLALAASTTGAALIAFGRHSTGAGQPSLAGDLLVVLSLAIALGWILLNKQLMDRHSPVVVTAYGILLGTLMLAVWVPFRYGAPPVAHISTKAWLALAASGVLCTATTTLLWNWGLTQVPASQAGVLLNMEPLMGSLLGVFVLGEHLGPTAWTGGFLILAAAVTLTTHSKARVAKPQPAS
- a CDS encoding MATE family efflux transporter, translated to MSIRRQMRSVLTLALPLIAAELGWMSMGIVDTIMVGHMDNPAMNIASAALGQVLYNTLAFGIAGVLLSLDTFLSQSHGAGRYDEANRWLYHGLILAAVLAAVLFGLIELAPLLMQRMPINPQVLGGAQSFLHALNWGTPVLFLYFTLRRYLQAFNHARPIAIALVTANLCNVFGNWLLIYGHSWGAIRIPAYGIAGSGLATSLSRTYLAIFLIIAIWKVEHQHNYGLRSMLRHIESSRLKRLVLLGAPAGGQIFVEISIFGAVTFLIGTMGPLPLSGHEIALNCASFTFMVPFAISAAAAVRVGQAIGRNALPEAAAAGWSAILLGAACMASFAVMLFLFAHPIARAFTPDRAVIAATIPLLFVAAAFQFFDGLQITATGALRGAGNTHAGLIVQIIGYWIIGLPIGCWLGFHLHYGAIGLWLGLCAGLIVAGIALTTVWSRTTKTLRLGNVNLLKVVD
- a CDS encoding threonine synthase; translation: MPRIAYLECSRCHNHVSAETPQTVCPACTGSLYVRYDMNELKRTAKREDIAAKVAASPASLGMWRYSAVLPDVTPITLGEGWTPMLHSKRYPGLYIKEEGANPTGTFKARGLGLAVTMAKYYGLQHLAVPSAGNAAGALAAYAAAAGIKAHIFMPKDVPFANYLEGVVYGSDVTLVDGLISDAARIVGERIKQQKESNTPANEVWFDISTLKEPYRVEGKKTMGYELVEQLGWTYPDAVFYPTGGGVGLIGMWKAFEEMEALGWVDTSKTGGKRPKMYALQASGCAPIATAFDHHKPTSEFFQNADTFAAGLRVPKPYGDYIILDILQQSGGKAIASDDATILQSILDYARNEGIFLSPEGAAATAAYDQLIASGELKPTDKVVLFNTGAGLKYTDMTAEAMHLRRPGTLPTSLPVGGIITPQ
- a CDS encoding HAD-IIB family hydrolase, giving the protein MAGNRNVRMVAIDVDGTLLGTDGKVSARNVAALKAAERAGVHVVIATGRRHSYAMKVLRGLGLSEEAGLISSNGAVVRTLGAQLIERNVLGQKTAEWLCGHVGEFRQSLLITFDRVQPDGEDTRGALVVEEMEALNGSIGKWMAANEPYIEKVIPMEAALGREGLIQMMLCGTIDRMRKAQARLLADPKVLGVGLEPLRTNGPRKRHEDISSTAEAALHRTEYPERDLSIVDILPAGCSKGRALLDLAHQRGVAQEEILAIGDNWNDVSMLEAAGSAVLMANAPEDLKVAGQAQGWIMGRHHTEDGVAAAVETMLAGELVNKSTVVGF